The DNA region TACTAATTTTCCttaaatttggataaattttaaaaatttataaaaggaaaaaggttaaaaaaacattttgtCAAGGGCTTTAGCCCCACCCTCATTACACATGGGTCCGCCCCTGTCAATTAGGATCGTAAACAAATTCACATCGACTTGGACCTACTCTGATACCAAATATAGACGGTGTGAAGACAGCCATACCTTAACGTTGGAGAACACCGTTGGCTGAATGAAGTAGCCTTTTGATCCGAACCGTTCCCCTCCACATTCCAGAGTGGCATTGCTGTCAATGCCAGATTTTATGTAGCCAAGAACCTTCTGGAACTGCTCCGAGTCGATCTGATAAGATGTCGAAAGCAATCATTAAGCAGATCATACGACGAATGTGGTTACAATGTACAAATGCAGAAAGTTACTTACCTGTGGACCTTGCTCGATCTCTTTCTTGAAGGGGTCGCCAACTGTGCGTTTAAGAGCGCGCGCCTTAGCCTTTGCAATGAACTCGTCGTGGATCTTCTCGTGGACATATGTGCGCGAACCAGCGCAGCAGCATTGGCCCTGTTTGATGGTAGATTTGTGtgataaaatattgaaatttaagtGTTTGATCATCGAATTGAGATAGTTGATTTAACCTGGTTAAAGAAGAGAGCAAAGTGTGCTAGCTCCACGGCTCTATCGATATCAGCGTCCTCGCATATGATGAACGGAGACTTGCCTCCGAGTTCGAGTGTCACCGGCTTGAGGTTGCTCTGTGCAGCTAGCTCGAGGATGATTTTACCTGTCTCGGTTGATCCGGTGAAGGCAATCTGCAGAAGAGCAGCAGAGGTTtcataaaataagttgagtTTGAAACTTagatgtcacaaaattaaatgttatTTAGTAACAAAATACCTTGTCTACATCCATGTGACTGGCGAGAGCTGCACCGGCAGTTGGGCCGTATCCGGACACAATATTGAGAACGCCCTCAGGAAGGCCGGCCTAATGAAAAGTCGAAACGAAATCAACCTTAGGCGGATGAGTATAACAAAAATTGAACTTGTTATTTCAACCATTTATGAATAAAGATACGTTGCACGAACAACAAAGACGAAAAGAAAGCTACCTCGTGGAACAATTTGGCGACATACAAAGCAGTCAAGGGCGTCTGCTCGGCACTCTTGAGGACAATGGTGTTTCCACAAGCAAGAGCAGGGCCAACTTTCCAAGCGAACATGAGAAGCGGAAAGTTCCACGGAATGATCTGGCCAGCAACACCGATTGGCTCGTGCAGAGTCTGAACGTGGTGAGGTCCGTCAGCAGGCACTGTCAGTCCGTGGATTTTATCCGCCCAACCTGCACACACAGGAAAACAAGCAGACCCTTACGAGTGTTGCCTCATTCAACAACAACATATCGGGCACTCAAACGATAAGTTACCAGCATAGTAATGGAATAGCCGAACAAACATAGGAAGTTCAGCTGTTAAAGCTTGCTGGTATGGCTTGCCATTGTCCCATGTCTCGAGCTGAGCTAGCTCTTGAATGTTTTTCTCGACTAAATCAGCGAAACGCAGCATTATACGCGACCTTTCCTAAACCATCAAACACCATCAGATATGTAACAATCTTAACAAAGGCATGGAAATGCAAATGCACATATTCTTACATAAGCACTCATTTTAGGCCATGGCCCTTCGTCAAAGGCCTTACGAGCAGCTGAGACTGCACGGTTGATGTCTTCCTTATCGCCCTCAGCAACGTGGGCGATGACTTCTCCTGTCCGGGGATCCAAAGTGGGGAATGTTTTTCCTGAACAGAGTGATTAAGTCCATATCAATTGAAATATGCAGAAAGACTAATTCTTGCATAAATTCTATTACCAGATGCTGAATCCACAAATTGGCCATTGATGAGAAGCTTTGTGTAATTGATTTGAACAGGAGGGGTTATTGGCTCCTCAAGAACTGCAGCTGTACTAAATCTTTGCTTTCCCCTTCCAATTCCATATCTTCTACCTATAAAAAGTAcatcaattattaaaaaaaaacatatcttTGCATTGATATCAAGTAATAGAATCATTTTGCTCTAAATCAATTCATTGGATGCTCAGAAATTGGATTCCTTGCAAgaaaaaatcacatctttaactAGGATTATCAAGATTATCCACACCCATAAGTCTCAAAGTCCTAAACCACTTGCTTGAATCACTAGCAAAAACATGAAACTGAATCTACCatgtaataatataaataaaacccACAAAAAAGATCACAACTTTATCTAGGATTATCAAGATTATCGACACCCTTTAAGTCTAAAAGTCCTAAAACAGTTGTTTGAATCACTAGCAAAAACACAAACTTGATTcacacagaaaaaaaaacacacagtGGAGGTGGAGAGGGATTGAAAAATCACAAAATGAAGAAGCAGGAGAGGTGACagagagagagcgagagagCATGGCGGAGATTCTTCGAGCTGCCATGGAGaatctttttcctttttgtgAGCCTTTAAAGTTCTGAAGATATGATGAAAATGGTGAAATGTATAGTCACCCTCTCACTTCACTCCAGCAAAAGGCCTGTTTGGGAAGGTATATTCAGAATCATGTATGTAACCTGCTAACCTTTTACATTATGACGTATAAATCCATATTATATATGAGCAATAGAGAAATGAGCCAAACACGGCCTTATTTAATCTCCAAATTCAACAAAGGTGACTTGTCTTTATCCTGCATGTCTCTATTTGATTTCAATTATCTCTATAGCTTTCCACGTCTTACCCATTCTCTCTGCCTCtccaattatttaattaaccATTATCGTCTAGCTTTTAATGATTATCGTGGTGTTTAATGCTCTTTCCATCTCATCATAAAAATCACGTTTTGCCATTTttatccgtcccataataaaaattacacttCATTCTTACTATAGATGATAAGTATATCACACATTACACTAACTCACctcactcaaattttattataaaactaataaaaaatagatcacatattctattaattttttcaatctactattctttacatttcttaaaattcgtgtacaCCACAATAAGGGTGACACGTATTattggacggaggaagtaattaattaatgacaTAGCAACTAGAGAAATTGGTGGAACAAAACTACACAAGAGACATGCTTCACCAAATTAAAAGGGAGATAATACCAGATCAATtaccttttatttttctaattatgAGCAAAATTCGTCAACATTTTCTTTATGAAATTGACAGAACACCACATGGGGAATCTGTACTTCAACTCAAACTGATACTCCTTTGTCTAagataatttgtcccattttttcattttgatccgtcccacataatttgtctcatttcacttttactatttttgtagtggatctcatattccactaactcattcctattcacattttattataaaactaatatataaaagtacgacttacgttccactaactttttcaactcacttttcgttacctttcttaaaattcgtgcccggtcaaagtgagacgaattatccgggacagagggagtatattactagtataatatagaaataaaatactactattgGTGAATGAAATAGAggtaggagtattaattaatggaaaatttataattatatattcagTTAGGGAGAAAACTCATAATGCTTCACATGTGGAATATAGTCAGTGATATAGTGTAAAAAGATTTGGTTTGTTAGGTTGCGTGATTATGTTTGAAGTCAAAAAAGCCTCTAAATTTTCGTGTAATCGATTTTTTAATAATAGTATTGCttatttattcaaaaaaatgAAAGGGATCTAGAGATAATGTAATATAATAACTTAAGGACCTTACAcctttttgaaaaaatatttttattgacaCATGTCACTTAATTACCATCCTTAATATTACGTCTTAGTATTACTTATATTTTGACTGATGAACTCACCATAATTATTATTGCTATAATAAAATGATCGCAAAacatcataaattcataatatcaatcaatttaaaactataataaaaatagaattttcaTCCTACTCCAACGTATTGAAAAGTATTGAAAAGTATTCAAAACTAGCTAGCAGAATCAGAATTGATTTTCTATATTTCGAAAGGATAAAATTTAACAAAACTAGCATAAATactttgaattaaaataaaatgatattttactttttctatttGTCATTATTTCCTTATGTAATACATTCATCATTGTATAATATAAGTACGTCTTAATGGAGAGTGAGTTCTATCTAATTAATTAGTAATAAGTAATAATGATATAAGGTGCAAGTAAAATGTTAATGTAGTTTAGATTTTCCAGGAATAGacgaattaatatttttttatttcttgttatttggctataatattgttttaataatAGGGATAACTGCCTTCAAAGTCACAAACTTTGCCCGAATTCCGGTTTTTTCCATGAGctttaaaattggcgtataaagtcacgaactttgcATTTAGTCTGGTATTTCCCAACCCGACCCGACCATGCGTTTTCCAGCAACTCAAAATCCTATGTGGCATGCCTGAATATTGACGTGTCCGGCATCAGAAAATcgtaaaacgacgtcgtttctaACCcctaaaacgacgtcgttttacgCAGCTGCTTCCTCCTTCCTCCGCCAGCCCTCTTCCTCCGCCGCCCAGCACAGCCGCCAGCTCCATCGTCGACAACGCCACCACCAGCTCCGCAACGCCTGAAACCTCTCTCCCTGTGTCGCCAAGTCCCCCACCGCAGTCTGAATCCTCCCAGCCACGTTCCTCAGCCAATCGTACCTCCGGACTCTCGCTCGTAGCCAAGGTGTAAACATTATCGTAACATAATCACGACATCTTCACCATTCGCTTTAACTCCATATTTAcatatttctctctctataaAAGCTTCATCAGTCTTCTTCTATTCcaacactctctctctctcaaaatttCTACTAGaatcagtaaaaaaaattagagacAGACACAATTTTGAATTCAGCGGGAAATCGGAAATGGTGAATATTCCGGCGAGGTTCGGAAGGATGGCGGCGGCCTTCGACGAGATGTCGAGAGATAGGTCGTTCGAGAGTGGCAGCAGCCAGCACTCCGCCGATTTGTCCGATCTCGTCAATTCCTTCTTCGAGAGAGAAATTAGGGAGCAGAGAATCGGCGGAGATGGCGATCGAAACGGAAATCCAGTTGAGATCGACGATGATGAATTTTGAGTAAATTGTTTGATCGCGGCGACAGTGTAGGGAGAAGCATTTCTACTGCGGTGGAGAAGGCGATGGAAGTCGTCGGCGGCGAGGATTCGTCGTCGGAATTCAATCGGCGGCTAATGGCGCGATTGCGAAGTAGTGGCTTTGATGCTGGTGAGTTTTTTCATTAATCTTACTTCAAtctataaaaattgaaaacaataTAGTACTGTATGATTCTTTGTGTTTtaagttttgtaaaattttatgttttttaattttttaattttgtgttttaagtttttttaaagtttttaaattttgtgttttaagtttttttaagttttttctattttttgaattttgctttttaaatttatttctttaatttttttcacaGTCACGATGCCTATGTAAGCTGCCACGAGACGCCACATCATTTAAAACGGCACGTCACCTCAACATTTCGCCGGAAAAACAATCATGGGAAATCGGCGActaaatgcaaagtttgtgactttatacgccaatttaAAGCTCGTGGGAAAAATCAGAATTCgggcaaagttggtgacttttaaggcagttatcccttaTTATAATAAGACAAAGAATGGACTCAGCTTTCGAACTATTGCAATCATCCTCTTTCCACTTTCTAGATGTTAACGAAGTGGCTGCAATCATCCTctttgatgaatccgcgaattattgatgatgatgaatgctcgtaaaaataaattacgacacggggaatttacgtggttcgatttactgaggtaaatctacgtccacgggaagaagggagggcaagattgtattgcttgatctgggattacagcttacaacacagacttgctatatgattttatctctagagagcttcacccttttctatctgatctaagttctatttatacattgaactaggatcgtggtttgcagccccactaacaagatcgtgggtgagcaataactgctcaataactgcttcgtaccactaaatagatcgtgggtatagcggaggtcgtggaggcctttcatgagtccactaactcctagttcggtcgaatgctgagaccgaactgctggactttaccgatcagctcttgccgatctgagaggagagcttgactggtcggcttttaccgagctgtaggctgagtccgaactctttggtcgtgccgaactctttggtgccgaacaggtactctttcttgggctctgggctgatgggccgtcactgttattgggcttgccattagggtttagttcgtaccccatcactaccccccccgaaaagcgaagtgaatcacttcggcgaggtgagtcacttcggcattctggataatggtaagggggaggctgacgtcaggggacatgccttgcgcgtgcctgcattaaatgcgacagtaaaatccggccgttgaatcctgaaaaggtgggattcgaaacggcgcaacgatctcgaaatctttcccgtatCTAATAAATATGctttttcttcctcatttgaacacctttgctgttgcgtcttctatactctctctttctcgagaaattctcttccgctttcaagagcttcttcagactttcttcaccttcaaaaagtaagaaaaatgtcttcttcttcttcttcggagtcgggtagcggtaggaaaggggataaggggtcttctggccggaaagggtccggggagaagaccgtagagtatttccatagtattttgagtaaggatactgtggtaTCCCTACCCGagaaatacttttttcctgggggaaaggcggtggtacctgacggtgatcatagggctgactccccgccggaggggtacgccaccgtgtacgaggcctgcttagaatgcgggcttcgtttccccctcccttctgcctttatagatttactagatttttttcagcttcctttaggccaagtgactccgaactcttggaggcacttgtcggccttcgctgccgaactccgtaggttaggaagggatttgtctttgaaggcgatccttaaattctttcaatttaagaggaaggggtcttggttttacttgatccctttacagccctttagggccttttgtaaaacgaagtggccgaagtggcaaaatcgcttcttctactatgataggaccgcggctcctagttttccctggagagggccggagtccgttatccgtcaccctcggcctgaaccgttggacgagctcgatggcgagctcaacaagattcccatagttaggaaacaatacccggagtctgagctcgtcaagggcgacgtcgtgttcgacatctcgtcttcggacgaagaggccgagggtgaggatttctctttatctttatgctctactgctttaacgaagaaaacctgactttgctttcttgctttttggcagtgtacatgctgagtaaggctacccgaaaatcttcggagtccaaggagccggagaggccgaaaacgaccagctcggcgtctgatgccgagaggactccgaaaaggcaaaaaacctcttcggatccgaagaagccggagtcgacttcggcaaaggggaaggggagggcccagaagcccccgagagtgccagagaaagatgtggtcttggcgcctccttcggaacatatctgtgagccgtttttatggcccacggacttcgccgaggtgaactctcttcttgattttctggccttgcttttttttctgtattttttgtggcccctttgttgacttttttctttatccattttcagaggaacgatatgctctccaagctcgtcgccgtcgaactctccaaagcgtccaatgactatgccgagatgcagaggaagttggcggctgcttgtcatcgggccgaacaggctgaggctaactttgagaaggccagagctgctaggatttcggcccaggatgaagctcagtttgccaaaaaccagctcgtcatccagcgagagcagacgaagcggagcgatgctgctgccgtggttgcccaaggggaggctctccgtgtttacacggagaaactctttttgagcagccagttctcggcctttgtcggtagcctggtaaggctaattgccgataagggcgagcagggggccgacgtcgtgctgcctctgtacagccgagagatagcagctcggcttcagaatctgccgctccttgaggagctcgcttcatcctcggtcctgctttctgcagaccgagtccggagttgtcgagctgatcgggacgagaacctggaggctatctttgcctccgtgggacccgtttcacccgcttcgacttacaacggagagggtgaggccgagccgctggagctggaggccgaagtcgagcgggccgggcatccggagaaggaggccgatcaggaggcggaggcgaggccggcaggagacGAGGCCGGGGCTGAGGTagttcaggagaaagaagctgaaccagaccaaggagccggagacgaagctggcgaagtatgatttcgtctcccttctcttagtctagtttcttccttgtaaaatggccttgaagccctcctagtgtaaaaaattttccttgtgaatgaaaaattctctacacttgtcttcgtatagcttttcgtactcgcctttattcctgtagtattttactatctgctcggtacatctgccgaactaatatagctgctttgtactcaaggagatggagatacttcactggaaacggctgtactcttcggctttagacgaagctgaacaaagagctatagccgatcagacgaagaatgacgagcttctggctcgtttagtgaagctggaggccgataataaggacttagagtccgataagaaggatctggaggccgagctgaatacgaccgttgctgagaggactgcgtacgaggattacatccgtgtgcgcgggggattgaccatatcagatgttcagagtcgagttgacgaactgtgggaggaatatcatgtactccggaggaacaatgcgctggagagctcggcttgccaacaagttgtgaaatcattacggcgctgggcttcccGGTACGAccttgttctttctcggcgcccccccatagaaagattccttcggcatgtcgtgccaacagatgctcgcactccagatcaagcctctggttcccttgttcaaaatcctacttccagtcaacaacgaactccggaacagccggaaacgtcaagacgagaacgggctcaggagcaaccggaatcgtcaagacagggacggactgaaattcgccgaggagttgtgactatgagcgagcaagatcagcagatgattattgcagagactcttcatcgccgaggtgttaggacttctcgggctcggggaagaggcgttgggtcgaggatagcatctcgtcgacctgcttattcttcatctgctcggaacaaccgaactcggcttccagaggattttgcagataggtggcttaacttcagcaaccctggacagtagaatagtcctttgtaatagcgtaacgccattttgtagggtagctgagttgtatgccgaacaagatttgaaaaatgaaattttgttttcgcttctaacactgtatttacagcttagcgaaaaaatttcatcgtacttgtcctcggtcttatgaagtaaacttctttgaccggacttggtccttggtcttatgaagtaaacttctttgaccggactcgtctttggtctgatgaaataaacatctttgaccggactcgtctttggtctgatgaaataaacatctttgaccggactcgtctttggtctgatgaaataaacatctttgaccggactcgtctttggtctgatgaaataaacatctttgaccggactcgtctttggtctgatgaaataaacatctttgaccggactcgtctttggtctgatgaaataaacatctttgaccagacttggtttgtgttctaatttggcgatttgtgtcgccgggatcgaactttcccttgtcctaattcggcgagttttatcgcgtggatcggactttcccatttaaccgaagtggtcttatgcagtaaacctctttgactagacatggtcgtccccggtcttatgaggtaaacttctttgaccgaacttggtcgtcctaattcggcgaggtttatcgcgtggatcggactttcccttattgcagttcgtttcagacgaagtgcttgttaagctgaattgcggtcttgtatcctccttggaagcttggactcacaatcgttggcttattgcagttcgtttcagacggactgcttgttaagctgaattgtggtcttatatcctccttagaagcttggactcacaatagtctttaataatcgatctaaaaaggggatcagtctttaaagaacgatataccttggtaccatttgtaagagacgacaagcacatagagacaaaacacatagagaaaaaatgaaaaagacgaaagaaaaaaaactttaaactttttataaaacgacaagtaaaaggtacaagtaaaaacaaacaaataaaaacatgtacccctatgaccgaactagacacaagacagactgaccggactttgtctcttacaagtggaacttcttgaggttggagacgtgccatgttcggggtacttgttctcctgacatgtgagtcaatttataagaccctttgccgaggacttctgacacccgatacggaccctcccatgtgggttcgagtttgcccagcttttctgctcggcttacttcgttgtttctcaagacgagatctcccacttgaaattgaagctttttcaccctttggttataataccgggctacttgctccttatacttggctgcttttatgcacgccaattctcttctttcttcagcgagatctagttcggctctcagtccgtcgtcattcatttctgaggagaaatttagagttcggggactgggcacgccgatctccaccggaattacggcttcagtgccgtacaccagactatacggggtttcaccgttggaggttttgggtgtagttcggtaggaccacaggacttgagggagattttctacccattgtcctttggcttgttctaaccgagcttttaaccctttcaccagaatccggttcgttacttccgtttgtccgtttgcttggggatgggagaccgaagtgaaccgctgttgaatgttcagctcttggcaccaattcttgaacgtcttgtcggtgaactgagtcccattatccgagatgaggatgtggggtatgccaaatcggcacactatgttcttccagacgaagtccaatgcctttgagctcgttatcgtagctaatggttcagcctccacccacttcgtgaagtagtccacggcaacgataaggaatttcatttgccgaggagcttgtggaagtggtcccactatgtctatgccc from Salvia splendens isolate huo1 chromosome 9, SspV2, whole genome shotgun sequence includes:
- the LOC121748310 gene encoding benzaldehyde dehydrogenase, mitochondrial-like isoform X3, which produces MAARRISAMLSRSLSVTSPASSFCDFSIPLHLHCRRYGIGRGKQRFSTAAVLEEPITPPVQINYTKLLINGQFVDSASGEVIAHVAEGDKEDINRAVSAARKAFDEGPWPKMSAYERSRIMLRFADLVEKNIQELAQLETWDNGKPYQQALTAELPMFVRLFHYYAGWADKIHGLTVPADGPHHVQTLHEPIGVAGQIIPWNFPLLMFAWKVGPALACGNTIVLKSAEQTPLTALYVAKLFHEAGLPEGVLNIVSGYGPTAGAALASHMDVDKIAFTGSTETGKIILELAAQSNLKPVTLELGGKSPFIICEDADIDRAVELAHFALFFNQGQCCCAGSRTYVHEKIHDEFIAKAKARALKRTVGDPFKKEIEQGPQIDSEQFQKVLGYIKSGIDSNATLECGGERFGSKGYFIQPTVFSNVKDDMLIAQDEIFGPVQSILKFKDIDEVIRRANASRYGLAAGVFTSNIDTANTMSRGLRAGTVWVNCFDVFDAGIPFGGYKMSGIGREKGVYSLSNYLQVKAVVSPLKNPAWL
- the LOC121748310 gene encoding benzaldehyde dehydrogenase, mitochondrial-like isoform X1, with the translated sequence MAARRISAMLSRSLSVTSPASSFCDFSIPLHLHCRRYGIGRGKQRFSTAAVLEEPITPPVQINYTKLLINGQFVDSASGKTFPTLDPRTGEVIAHVAEGDKEDINRAVSAARKAFDEGPWPKMSAYERSRIMLRFADLVEKNIQELAQLETWDNGKPYQQALTAELPMFVRLFHYYAGWADKIHGLTVPADGPHHVQTLHEPIGVAGQIIPWNFPLLMFAWKVGPALACGNTIVLKSAEQTPLTALYVAKLFHEAGLPEGVLNIVSGYGPTAGAALASHMDVDKIAFTGSTETGKIILELAAQSNLKPVTLELGGKSPFIICEDADIDRAVELAHFALFFNQGQCCCAGSRTYVHEKIHDEFIAKAKARALKRTVGDPFKKEIEQGPQIDSEQFQKVLGYIKSGIDSNATLECGGERFGSKGYFIQPTVFSNVKDDMLIAQDEIFGPVQSILKFKDIDEVIRRANASRYGLAAGVFTSNIDTANTMSRGLRAGTVWVNCFDVFDAGIPFGGYKMSGIGREKGVYSLSNYLQVKAVVSPLKNPAWL
- the LOC121748310 gene encoding benzaldehyde dehydrogenase, mitochondrial-like isoform X2 is translated as MAARRISAMLSRSLSVTSPASSFCRRYGIGRGKQRFSTAAVLEEPITPPVQINYTKLLINGQFVDSASGKTFPTLDPRTGEVIAHVAEGDKEDINRAVSAARKAFDEGPWPKMSAYERSRIMLRFADLVEKNIQELAQLETWDNGKPYQQALTAELPMFVRLFHYYAGWADKIHGLTVPADGPHHVQTLHEPIGVAGQIIPWNFPLLMFAWKVGPALACGNTIVLKSAEQTPLTALYVAKLFHEAGLPEGVLNIVSGYGPTAGAALASHMDVDKIAFTGSTETGKIILELAAQSNLKPVTLELGGKSPFIICEDADIDRAVELAHFALFFNQGQCCCAGSRTYVHEKIHDEFIAKAKARALKRTVGDPFKKEIEQGPQIDSEQFQKVLGYIKSGIDSNATLECGGERFGSKGYFIQPTVFSNVKDDMLIAQDEIFGPVQSILKFKDIDEVIRRANASRYGLAAGVFTSNIDTANTMSRGLRAGTVWVNCFDVFDAGIPFGGYKMSGIGREKGVYSLSNYLQVKAVVSPLKNPAWL